In Thermosinus carboxydivorans Nor1, a genomic segment contains:
- the mutM gene encoding bifunctional DNA-formamidopyrimidine glycosylase/DNA-(apurinic or apyrimidinic site) lyase codes for MNGVISKMPEMPEVETIRRTLADKVVGRRIEAVKIDLPRLVKWPSVSEFKEAVTGRKIERLDRRGKYLLFRLEHDLVMVVHLRMTGRLYYVPAGYQHDKFTHIVFDLDNNDALIYADSRTLGTLYAIHLADLGRIAGLATMGPEPLSPEFTFDYFRMMLKKRQSSIKAVLLNQQLIGGLGNIYVDESLAVAGIAPTRPAASLSEDETQKLYRAINQVIEEGIAHGGTSFRDYRDGVGQTGSHQHYLRVYGRKGQPCQRCGMPIVRTEVAGRGTHFCPICQR; via the coding sequence ATGAACGGAGTGATAAGCAAAATGCCGGAAATGCCGGAAGTAGAGACCATCCGCCGTACGCTCGCTGACAAGGTCGTAGGCCGACGTATCGAAGCGGTAAAAATTGATTTGCCCCGTCTGGTTAAATGGCCTTCGGTTTCTGAATTTAAGGAAGCAGTAACAGGCAGAAAAATCGAGCGCCTTGACCGACGCGGCAAATATCTGCTGTTTCGCCTTGAACACGACCTGGTCATGGTGGTACACTTGCGCATGACTGGCCGGCTGTATTATGTACCGGCCGGTTATCAGCACGATAAATTTACGCATATTGTTTTCGATCTCGATAATAATGATGCTCTGATTTATGCCGACTCGCGCACGCTAGGCACCCTTTATGCCATACACCTTGCTGACCTGGGACGAATTGCCGGGTTAGCCACTATGGGCCCTGAGCCGCTTTCACCGGAATTCACTTTCGATTATTTCCGGATGATGTTGAAAAAGCGGCAGTCGTCGATTAAGGCTGTCCTGCTTAATCAGCAGCTTATCGGTGGTTTGGGCAACATCTATGTAGACGAAAGTTTAGCTGTGGCTGGCATTGCGCCGACGCGCCCCGCCGCCAGTCTTAGCGAGGACGAAACGCAGAAACTTTATCGCGCTATAAATCAGGTCATCGAAGAAGGTATTGCCCATGGAGGGACAAGTTTTCGCGATTACCGCGACGGAGTCGGACAAACCGGCAGTCACCAGCATTATCTGCGGGTATATGGCCGTAAGGGACAGCCCTGCCAGCGGTGCGGCATGCCAATTGTCCGCACGGAAGTAGCCGGCCGGGGTACTCACTTTTGTCCAATATGTCAACGATAG